One segment of Streptosporangium brasiliense DNA contains the following:
- a CDS encoding carboxylesterase family protein, with the protein MTRHVTVRLSGGAIRGRRLDGHLSFRGIPYAEAPVGERRWRPPVPVAPWPGVRDATVPGNPAPQSAQSFADVTSVDEDCLTLDVTVPEAPGTGRPVMVWLHGGGGTNGTAAVYDPRRIAVAGDVVVVAPNFRLGVFGCFGYPGLADGGTFGLRDQQAALRWVQREIARFGGDPANVTLVGESYGALTIAAHLVSPASAGLFHRAILQSGFAIAAQCELADRMNRYWAAFAAHGDPACADLPA; encoded by the coding sequence ATGACCCGGCACGTGACCGTACGGCTGAGCGGCGGCGCCATCCGCGGCCGCCGGCTCGACGGACACCTCTCGTTCCGGGGGATCCCCTATGCCGAGGCCCCGGTCGGAGAGCGGCGATGGCGGCCGCCCGTGCCGGTCGCGCCGTGGCCCGGGGTCCGGGACGCGACCGTGCCGGGGAACCCCGCGCCGCAGTCGGCTCAGTCGTTCGCGGACGTCACCTCCGTCGACGAGGACTGCCTGACGCTGGACGTCACCGTGCCGGAGGCCCCGGGCACCGGGCGCCCGGTGATGGTGTGGCTGCACGGCGGCGGCGGGACGAACGGGACCGCCGCCGTCTACGATCCCCGGCGGATCGCCGTCGCCGGCGACGTCGTCGTCGTGGCGCCGAACTTCCGGCTCGGCGTGTTCGGGTGCTTCGGCTATCCGGGCCTCGCCGACGGCGGGACCTTCGGCCTGCGGGACCAGCAGGCCGCACTGCGCTGGGTGCAGCGGGAGATCGCGCGATTCGGCGGTGACCCGGCGAACGTGACCCTGGTCGGAGAGTCGTACGGGGCTCTTACGATCGCGGCGCACCTGGTGTCGCCCGCATCGGCCGGGCTGTTCCACCGCGCGATCCTGCAGAGCGGGTTCGCGATAGCGGCACAGTGTGAGCTCGCCGACCGGATGAACCGGTACTGGGCGGCCTTCGCCGCGCACGGTGATCCCGCCTGTGCCGACCTGCCGGCCTGA
- a CDS encoding serine hydrolase domain-containing protein — translation MGTGNTGFSEAGLRRLREVLARHVESGKIPGLVALVGRGGQTHVEALGTMRHDGGAPMRRDTIFRMASTSKPVAVAAAMVLLDECQVRLDDLVDPWLPELADRRVLKRIDGPLDDTVPARRPITVRDLLTSTFGLGMDMTALGSPIMGAIFEQGLTPDLPEPMPEPDEWMRRLGALPLMYQPGERWQYHISDDLLGVLVARVTGRPFETFLRERVFDPLGMKDTGFHVPAGKIDRLPPLYAPDPQTGEFHVWDEAAGGRVSRPPAFQGGGGGLVSTVDDYHAYFRMLLNHGMHGTERILSRPAVELMTTNRLTPEQQAARHAMATDNVHMSFGQGQHGGWGFGMAVRTYRGDYAPIGQFGWDGGAGTSTYADPDNQLTGILLTQVGMSVPDSARLIHDFWTTLYQAIDD, via the coding sequence ATGGGGACTGGCAACACCGGCTTCTCCGAAGCGGGGCTGCGCAGACTGCGCGAGGTGCTGGCACGGCATGTCGAGTCCGGGAAGATCCCCGGGCTGGTCGCCCTGGTCGGCCGGGGCGGTCAGACGCATGTCGAAGCGCTCGGGACGATGCGCCATGACGGTGGCGCGCCGATGCGGCGGGACACGATCTTCCGGATGGCGTCCACGTCCAAGCCGGTCGCGGTGGCGGCGGCGATGGTCCTGCTGGACGAGTGCCAGGTGCGGCTGGATGACCTGGTGGATCCGTGGCTGCCGGAACTCGCCGACCGGCGGGTGCTGAAGCGGATCGACGGCCCGCTGGACGACACCGTGCCGGCGCGGCGGCCGATCACCGTACGGGACCTGCTGACCTCCACGTTCGGGCTCGGCATGGACATGACGGCGCTGGGCTCCCCGATCATGGGCGCGATCTTCGAGCAGGGGCTCACGCCCGATCTGCCGGAGCCGATGCCCGAGCCGGATGAGTGGATGCGCCGCCTCGGCGCGCTGCCGCTGATGTACCAGCCCGGCGAGCGCTGGCAGTACCACATCAGCGACGATCTGCTCGGCGTGCTCGTCGCCAGGGTCACGGGCCGGCCGTTCGAGACGTTCCTGCGCGAACGCGTCTTCGACCCCCTGGGGATGAAGGACACCGGTTTCCACGTGCCCGCCGGCAAGATCGACCGGCTGCCGCCCCTCTACGCCCCCGACCCGCAGACCGGCGAGTTCCACGTGTGGGACGAGGCGGCGGGGGGAAGGGTCAGCCGGCCCCCGGCGTTCCAGGGCGGTGGCGGCGGACTGGTCTCCACCGTCGACGACTACCACGCCTACTTCCGGATGCTGCTGAATCACGGTATGCACGGGACCGAACGGATCCTGTCCCGGCCCGCCGTCGAGCTGATGACCACCAACCGCCTCACGCCCGAGCAGCAGGCCGCCCGACACGCCATGGCCACCGACAACGTCCATATGTCATTCGGCCAGGGGCAGCACGGCGGCTGGGGCTTCGGGATGGCGGTGCGCACCTACCGCGGCGACTACGCGCCCATCGGCCAGTTCGGCTGGGACGGCGGAGCCGGCACCTCGACCTACGCCGACCCGGACAACCAGCTCACCGGAATCCTGCTCACCCAGGTCGGGATGTCGGTCCCGGATTCGGCGCGGCTCATCCACGACTTCTGGACCACGCTCTACCAGGCGATCGACGACTGA
- a CDS encoding GbsR/MarR family transcriptional regulator, whose translation MPGGRLTDEDRRRIAAGLAEGLGYAEIGRRLERPASTVMREVTRNGGPDGYGADRAHEATRHRARRHKQAQPPAPPIPDGGHGRDPQAVRDFTESFTALLVQHGLPRMEARVLACLYITDSGTLTASDLAQRLRVSPASVSHAVAFLEQQGMLRRERPPGARRERYVVDDEIWLRSLLASLQMNDALTAASQRGAEILGAATPAGARFESSAEFLLLVSEAHRKAIEQWRQRPAPRHADHPGRTHALDREDERAAGG comes from the coding sequence ATGCCCGGAGGCAGACTCACCGATGAGGACCGCCGGCGCATCGCTGCGGGGCTGGCCGAGGGACTCGGATACGCAGAGATCGGCCGGCGGCTGGAGCGGCCCGCATCGACCGTCATGCGGGAGGTCACCCGGAACGGCGGACCCGACGGCTACGGGGCGGACCGGGCGCACGAGGCCACCCGGCACCGTGCGCGCCGGCACAAGCAGGCTCAGCCTCCGGCGCCACCGATCCCCGACGGCGGCCATGGGCGTGACCCCCAAGCGGTGCGGGACTTCACCGAGTCCTTCACCGCCCTCCTCGTTCAGCATGGCCTGCCCCGGATGGAGGCCAGGGTGCTGGCCTGCCTGTACATCACCGACTCCGGCACCCTGACCGCCTCTGACCTGGCCCAGCGGCTCCGCGTCAGCCCGGCGTCCGTCTCGCACGCCGTCGCCTTCCTCGAACAGCAGGGAATGCTCAGGCGGGAACGGCCTCCCGGCGCGCGCCGCGAACGCTATGTCGTCGACGATGAGATCTGGCTCCGGTCTCTCCTCGCATCTCTGCAGATGAACGACGCCCTGACGGCCGCGTCGCAGCGCGGAGCCGAGATCCTCGGGGCCGCGACCCCGGCGGGTGCCCGCTTCGAGTCCTCCGCCGAATTCCTTCTCCTGGTGAGCGAGGCCCACCGGAAGGCCATCGAGCAGTGGCGGCAGCGCCCAGCACCCCGACACGCCGACCACCCGGGACGGACTCACGCACTGGACCGGGAAGACGAGCGGGCAGCCGGCGGCTGA
- a CDS encoding SDR family oxidoreductase — MDLQGCTALVTGANRGLGRAFALALLERGARTVYAGARDPGSVTDRDLVPVELDVTDPASVAAAAQRCGDVTLLINNAGIGLRSGLIAAPSLEAARAEMETNFFGALAMCRAFAPVLGRNGGGAIVNMLSVLSWATLPAVASYAVSKAAAWSMTNGIRLELRGQGTLVVGVHAAFIDTDMAAGITLPKTAPAEVAAQALDAVEKGHHEVLADRITRQTKDGLSSADFGLPAV; from the coding sequence ATGGATCTCCAGGGCTGCACCGCCTTGGTGACGGGCGCCAACCGCGGGCTCGGCAGGGCCTTCGCGCTGGCACTGCTGGAACGGGGCGCGCGCACGGTCTACGCCGGCGCCCGTGACCCGGGCTCGGTGACCGACCGGGACCTTGTCCCGGTCGAGCTCGACGTCACCGATCCGGCCTCCGTCGCCGCGGCGGCCCAGCGGTGCGGCGATGTCACGCTGCTGATCAACAACGCCGGCATCGGGCTGCGCAGCGGGCTGATCGCGGCGCCTTCGCTTGAGGCGGCACGTGCCGAGATGGAGACCAACTTCTTCGGCGCGCTGGCGATGTGCCGCGCCTTCGCCCCCGTCCTCGGACGTAACGGCGGCGGAGCGATCGTGAACATGTTGTCGGTGCTGTCCTGGGCCACGCTGCCGGCGGTGGCCTCGTACGCCGTCTCCAAGGCCGCCGCCTGGTCGATGACCAACGGCATCCGCCTGGAGCTTCGAGGACAGGGCACCTTGGTGGTCGGCGTGCACGCCGCCTTCATCGACACCGACATGGCCGCCGGGATCACCCTTCCCAAGACCGCTCCGGCCGAGGTGGCCGCTCAGGCTCTGGACGCCGTCGAGAAGGGGCACCACGAGGTCCTCGCCGATCGCATCACCCGGCAGACCAAGGACGGGCTCTCTTCGGCGGACTTCGGCCTGCCCGCCGTATGA